A region of Lagenorhynchus albirostris chromosome 20, mLagAlb1.1, whole genome shotgun sequence DNA encodes the following proteins:
- the LOC132511212 gene encoding ubiquitin-conjugating enzyme E2 B-like has product MHWNAVIFGPEGTSFEDGTFKPVTEFSEEYPNILPAVRFLSKMLHPNVYADGSTCLDILQDQWSPIYEGASLLTSIQSLLDEPNPNSPANRQAAQLYQENKRGDEKRVSAIIEQSWNDSQYTTGLFIFFIIVVCNLPRSRKANKF; this is encoded by the coding sequence ATGCACTGGAATGCAGTTATATTTGGACCAGAAGGGACATCCTTTGAAGATGGTACTTTTAAACCAGTAACAGAATTTTCTGAAGAGTATCCAAATATACTGCCAGCTGTTAGGTTTTTATCCAAAATGCTTCATCCGAATGTGTACGCTGATGGTAGCACATGTTTAGATATCCTTCAGGATCAATGGAGTCCAATATATGAAGGAGCTTCTCTCTTAACATCAATTCAGTCCCTGCTGGATGAACCGAATCCAAATAGTCCAGCCAATAGGCAGGCAGCACAGCTTTATCAGGAAAACAAACGAGGAGATGAGAAAAGGGTTTCGGCCATTATTGAACAAAGCTGGAATGATTCACAATACACAACTGGTCTGTTCATCTTTTTCATCATTGTTGTGTGTAATTTACCTCGCAGTAGAAAGGCTAACAAATTTTAA